One genomic segment of Novosphingobium sp. RL4 includes these proteins:
- a CDS encoding LLM class flavin-dependent oxidoreductase has translation MTRRTLKLGLVPTGVGGPGQHNRWLDPEIPADASVNIGWYIDAVRKAEGAKFDFVFIVDSQFITPDSPPHYLNRLEPLTLLSALAVATSHIGLVATATTSFNAPFNLARRFASLDLISGGRAGWNVVTSGDAGAAGNFGLDEHYDYETRYGRAHEYLDVVHGLWRSYEDDALVRDRESGVFLDKDKLHALNHKGRHFSVAGPLNIQRSPQGEPVIFQAGDSDQGRDLGAQTADAIFTHAATIEDGKSFYADIARRAEAAGRNPDEVIILPGVSVFVGDTDEDARGIEQAHKLADHSFDQALNEFGRSFGWHDFRQYDLDAPFPVQALEHARRSFFTQAKKLTDLAVERGLTLRETVELVRAGHRSPFVGSARTVADTIIRWFEERALDGLNVMLGHPDQFDRFVSEVVPLLQEAGVFRSDYEGTTLRDHLGLPKPANVRASAQAPREPALTA, from the coding sequence ATGACCAGGCGCACCCTCAAGCTCGGCCTCGTTCCCACCGGCGTTGGCGGGCCGGGCCAGCACAACCGCTGGCTCGACCCGGAAATCCCGGCGGATGCCAGCGTCAACATCGGCTGGTACATCGACGCCGTGCGCAAGGCGGAAGGCGCGAAGTTCGACTTCGTCTTCATCGTCGACAGCCAGTTCATCACCCCGGATTCGCCGCCGCATTACCTGAACCGGCTCGAACCGCTGACCCTGCTTTCCGCGCTCGCGGTGGCGACCAGCCACATAGGCCTCGTCGCCACGGCGACCACATCGTTCAACGCGCCGTTCAACCTTGCGCGCCGTTTCGCCTCGCTCGACCTCATCAGCGGCGGGCGCGCAGGCTGGAATGTCGTGACCAGCGGCGATGCCGGGGCGGCGGGCAATTTCGGGCTCGACGAGCATTACGACTACGAGACCCGCTACGGCCGGGCGCACGAATATCTCGATGTCGTGCACGGCCTCTGGCGCTCCTACGAGGACGATGCGCTGGTGCGCGACCGCGAGAGCGGCGTGTTCCTCGACAAGGACAAGCTCCATGCGCTGAACCACAAGGGCCGGCATTTCTCGGTGGCGGGGCCGCTCAACATCCAGCGCTCGCCGCAGGGTGAGCCGGTGATCTTCCAGGCGGGCGATTCCGACCAGGGCCGCGACCTCGGCGCGCAGACCGCCGATGCGATCTTCACCCATGCCGCCACGATCGAGGACGGCAAGTCCTTCTACGCCGACATCGCCCGCCGCGCCGAAGCGGCCGGGCGCAATCCGGATGAGGTCATCATCCTGCCCGGCGTCAGCGTGTTCGTCGGCGATACCGACGAGGACGCACGCGGCATCGAACAGGCGCACAAGCTGGCCGACCACAGCTTCGATCAGGCCCTGAACGAGTTCGGCCGCTCGTTCGGCTGGCACGATTTCCGCCAGTACGACCTCGACGCGCCGTTCCCGGTGCAGGCGCTTGAACATGCCCGCCGCAGCTTCTTCACGCAGGCAAAGAAGCTTACCGACCTTGCCGTGGAGCGCGGGCTGACCTTGCGCGAGACCGTGGAGCTGGTGCGGGCAGGGCATCGCAGCCCCTTCGTCGGCAGCGCCCGCACCGTGGCGGACACGATAATCCGCTGGTTCGAGGAACGCGCGCTCGACGGGCTCAACGTGATGCTCGGCCATCCCGACCAGTTCGATCGTTTCGTAAGCGAAGTCGTGCCGCTGCTTCAGGAGGCGGGAGTGTTTCGCAGCGACTACGAAGGCACCACCTTGCGCGATCACCTCGGCCTGCCGAAGCCCGCCAATGTGCGTGCATCTGCGCAGGCCCCGCGCGAACCGGCGCTCACCGCATGA
- a CDS encoding TonB-dependent receptor, with protein sequence MCGAASALAITFASPAFAADAEADASASAAGEVSEITVTARYRNESAQKVPIGISAISGEQLSAQGATTLKQVLQQLPSLNIQGFSGRNQTITVRGIGTNAGGTNDGLEQGVGIYVDGVYRPRTGSVITDLMDVESIQLLRGPQGTLFGKNTVAGALDVKTREPAFDQEARGELTYGNHEQFRGYVSLNSTIGDDIAFRVSYLRSSREGLIYNTTYRQHWDDQDNHAAKFDLLYRPADNFKLRFIADYSVQKGDMGFQIVSGVLPTTLANGTEVRGFYRRAADVGYTPIAVDPFARKTDIDSSQYDEMPSWGLQTRADWDVGPVSLTSITAYRNWKWIPNYDGDQIGANVITYSVVDTDQQQFSQEFRVASNGEKTIDYTAGLYFFWQEADDKVVQTYGRDASAWLLTGNTPSASVSAIPSAALEGLTAFAHVVPATYSYAAYGQATWNISPVFRLTGGLRYTYEHKTGLYDADLRGDFAPIDSFDPALQATIAATRASLAPTSSYKASNNTDNLSGTLIAAYDLDSDLHGYASYSRGFKSPGINLVRQSLGVDIFVKPEKVDNYELGLKSRLLGGKAELNLSLFWADIANYQANYVNNAVTPAVGYITNVGTVRSRGVELDARLSPFEGLSLGLAGTYNDAEYRSYKNAPAQYLNSYLGVIDLSGRRASGAPRLAATGNGEYTFDAGNAKVYLGGDVSYRSGYYAAVNLDPYSWVPRSTLVGLHAGVRSPDERWDVSVWVRNLFDEDYYNTKTVYGQFGVVLAALGDPRLFGVTLKGRI encoded by the coding sequence TTGTGCGGTGCGGCCTCGGCCCTTGCGATAACCTTCGCCTCGCCCGCGTTCGCCGCTGACGCCGAGGCCGATGCATCCGCTTCCGCCGCCGGGGAAGTGAGCGAAATCACCGTCACCGCGCGCTATCGCAACGAAAGCGCACAGAAGGTGCCGATCGGCATCAGCGCCATTTCCGGCGAGCAGCTTTCGGCGCAGGGCGCCACCACGCTGAAGCAGGTGCTGCAGCAGCTACCCAGCCTCAATATCCAGGGCTTCAGCGGCCGTAACCAGACGATCACCGTGCGCGGTATCGGCACGAATGCGGGCGGCACCAACGACGGACTGGAGCAGGGCGTCGGCATCTACGTGGATGGTGTCTACCGCCCGCGCACCGGCTCGGTCATCACCGACCTCATGGACGTGGAGAGCATCCAGCTCCTGCGCGGGCCGCAGGGCACACTGTTCGGCAAGAACACGGTGGCCGGCGCGCTCGACGTCAAGACGCGCGAACCCGCGTTCGATCAGGAAGCGCGCGGCGAACTGACTTACGGCAATCACGAGCAGTTTCGCGGCTATGTCTCGCTGAACTCGACGATCGGCGACGATATCGCCTTCCGCGTCAGCTACCTGCGATCCAGCCGCGAGGGCCTGATCTACAATACGACCTATCGCCAGCACTGGGACGACCAGGACAATCACGCGGCCAAGTTCGACCTGCTCTACAGGCCGGCCGATAACTTCAAGCTGCGCTTCATTGCCGATTACAGCGTGCAGAAGGGCGACATGGGCTTCCAGATCGTCTCCGGGGTGCTGCCGACGACGCTGGCCAACGGCACCGAGGTGCGCGGCTTCTACCGCAGGGCGGCGGACGTGGGCTATACGCCGATCGCCGTCGATCCCTTTGCCCGCAAAACCGATATCGACTCCTCGCAATATGATGAGATGCCGAGCTGGGGGCTCCAGACGCGTGCGGACTGGGACGTCGGGCCGGTCTCGCTGACCTCGATCACGGCCTATCGCAACTGGAAATGGATTCCGAATTATGACGGCGACCAGATCGGCGCCAATGTCATTACCTACAGCGTGGTCGATACCGACCAGCAGCAGTTCAGCCAGGAATTCCGCGTCGCCTCCAATGGCGAAAAGACCATCGACTACACCGCAGGCCTCTATTTCTTCTGGCAGGAAGCGGACGACAAAGTGGTCCAGACTTACGGCCGCGACGCATCGGCCTGGCTGCTTACCGGCAATACGCCTTCGGCCTCGGTTTCGGCGATCCCCTCGGCGGCGCTGGAAGGGCTGACGGCCTTTGCCCATGTCGTTCCCGCCACTTACAGCTATGCGGCCTACGGGCAGGCGACCTGGAATATCTCGCCGGTGTTCCGCCTGACCGGTGGCCTGCGCTACACTTACGAGCACAAGACCGGGCTCTACGATGCCGACTTGCGCGGCGATTTCGCGCCGATCGACAGTTTCGACCCGGCGCTTCAGGCGACGATCGCCGCCACGCGCGCCAGCCTCGCGCCGACTTCGTCCTACAAGGCTTCGAACAATACCGACAACCTGTCCGGCACCCTGATCGCCGCTTACGACCTCGACAGCGACCTGCACGGCTATGCCTCCTACTCGCGCGGCTTCAAGTCGCCGGGCATCAACCTCGTGCGGCAGTCGCTGGGCGTCGACATCTTCGTGAAACCGGAGAAAGTGGACAATTACGAGCTGGGCCTGAAAAGCCGACTGCTGGGCGGCAAGGCGGAACTGAACCTTTCCCTGTTCTGGGCGGATATCGCCAACTACCAGGCGAACTACGTCAACAACGCAGTGACCCCGGCGGTCGGCTATATCACCAATGTCGGCACCGTGCGTTCGCGCGGCGTGGAACTGGATGCCCGCCTCAGCCCGTTCGAGGGCCTCTCGCTGGGTCTCGCCGGAACCTACAACGATGCGGAATACCGCTCGTACAAGAATGCCCCGGCGCAGTACCTCAACAGCTACCTCGGCGTGATCGACCTTTCCGGCCGCCGTGCATCGGGCGCCCCGCGTCTCGCAGCGACCGGCAACGGCGAATATACCTTCGATGCCGGGAACGCGAAGGTCTACCTGGGCGGCGACGTCAGCTACCGTTCGGGCTATTACGCTGCGGTCAATCTGGACCCCTATTCATGGGTGCCGCGCTCGACCCTCGTGGGCCTTCACGCCGGGGTGCGCAGCCCGGACGAGCGCTGGGACGTCTCGGTCTGGGTCCGCAACCTCTTCGACGAGGACTACTACAACACCAAGACCGTCTACGGCCAGTTCGGCGTCGTTCTCGCCGCGCTGGGCGATCCGCGCCTCTTCGGCGTGACCCTCAAGGGCCGCATCTGA
- a CDS encoding spore coat U domain-containing protein, whose translation MLRKIALSAAGLSAIVLATNPARADITGTIDATITLEAGCIVNGQNYDDGTANVAFGTLDFGTQNTLFTQADAQVLNGGAAFTVQCSNGIAPTLSFNAGQNDGSGAGVGVHAMANQTAAGQFVTYNLYSDTNRSVIIPVDGDITLPADGTQQTVNVYGRAFGEAGLTTGTYSDVVTVVLEL comes from the coding sequence GTGCTCAGAAAGATTGCTCTTTCCGCGGCCGGACTATCGGCGATAGTCCTTGCTACGAACCCTGCCCGGGCCGACATTACCGGCACGATCGACGCGACGATCACCCTGGAGGCAGGATGTATCGTCAACGGACAGAACTATGACGACGGCACCGCCAACGTCGCTTTCGGCACGCTCGACTTCGGCACGCAAAACACGCTGTTCACGCAGGCCGATGCCCAGGTCCTCAACGGCGGCGCGGCTTTCACGGTCCAGTGCAGCAACGGGATCGCGCCCACCTTGTCGTTCAATGCCGGGCAAAACGATGGATCGGGCGCCGGGGTGGGCGTCCATGCCATGGCCAATCAGACCGCAGCGGGCCAGTTCGTCACCTACAACCTCTATTCCGACACCAACCGTTCGGTCATCATTCCCGTAGACGGCGACATCACCCTGCCCGCCGACGGCACGCAGCAGACCGTCAACGTCTATGGCCGCGCTTTCGGCGAGGCGGGCCTGACCACGGGCACATATTCGGACGTCGTCACCGTGGTCCTCGAACTCTAG
- a CDS encoding spore coat U domain-containing protein, with translation MRTGIDAKALPAPALAILVAPCVAAAMLPAAARADTTAQFAVTANITAGCLVDGLGSSGNAGLVGRLDFGVDSTFSRATRTATSTATQAIRLRCTPGVNLTMTVNGGNHAASGMRNLQRGTDASARISYALCRDAGCTQPIAIGGAPAVPVTGTNSEDVRLPIYGSLTLSGTLPPGTYTDSLIVTLSW, from the coding sequence ATGAGAACTGGAATTGACGCGAAGGCGCTCCCGGCGCCGGCGCTCGCGATCCTTGTCGCCCCGTGCGTCGCGGCAGCCATGCTTCCCGCCGCCGCAAGAGCAGATACGACCGCGCAGTTCGCCGTCACCGCGAACATCACGGCAGGCTGTCTTGTGGACGGGCTGGGGAGCAGCGGAAACGCGGGGCTCGTCGGCAGGCTGGACTTCGGCGTGGATTCGACGTTCTCCAGGGCGACCCGCACGGCAACCTCTACGGCGACCCAGGCGATCCGCCTGCGCTGCACGCCCGGCGTCAATCTGACGATGACGGTAAACGGCGGCAACCACGCGGCATCCGGCATGCGCAACCTCCAGAGGGGGACCGATGCATCGGCGCGGATTTCCTATGCCTTGTGCAGGGACGCAGGCTGCACCCAGCCCATCGCCATCGGCGGAGCCCCCGCCGTTCCCGTAACCGGCACTAACAGCGAGGACGTGCGCCTGCCGATCTACGGATCGCTGACGCTTTCGGGAACCCTGCCGCCCGGCACTTACACCGATAGCCTGATCGTCACCCTGAGCTGGTGA
- a CDS encoding molecular chaperone: MKSMIPPGRLARLLLLAQAAFLAVHGLPAAAQSPSSILIWPVNPVIEGQARATALWLENPGKSPITLQVRIYAWTQRENQNLYAETREVIGSPPIVTIEPGARQLVRITRLVAPPPSGEQPYRIIVDEVPVKEGPGTAGASVTFRMRYSLPLFSEAKQEGGAKRPTPPAAAIAWRTGTDRDGRFLEIRNSGSGHARLSDVAFTGGRSASVLGEGLFGYVLPGAMMRWPLPSGVDGSGDLVAAVNGRAQARIERLPE; this comes from the coding sequence ATGAAGAGCATGATTCCCCCCGGCAGACTGGCGAGGCTCCTCCTGCTTGCGCAAGCCGCGTTCCTTGCGGTGCATGGCCTGCCCGCCGCCGCGCAGTCACCCAGCTCGATCCTGATCTGGCCGGTCAACCCGGTCATAGAGGGGCAGGCCCGGGCCACCGCGCTCTGGCTCGAAAATCCAGGCAAGTCGCCGATTACGCTGCAGGTCCGCATCTATGCCTGGACGCAGCGCGAAAACCAGAACCTCTATGCCGAGACGCGCGAGGTCATAGGCTCGCCGCCGATCGTGACCATCGAGCCGGGGGCCCGGCAACTGGTGCGGATCACGCGGCTTGTCGCCCCGCCGCCGTCGGGAGAGCAGCCCTATCGCATCATCGTCGATGAAGTCCCGGTGAAGGAAGGCCCGGGCACCGCCGGCGCATCCGTGACCTTTCGCATGCGCTACTCGCTTCCACTGTTTTCCGAGGCGAAGCAGGAAGGCGGCGCGAAAAGGCCGACGCCGCCCGCAGCCGCCATCGCCTGGCGCACGGGCACGGACCGGGACGGCCGTTTCCTTGAAATCCGCAACAGCGGCTCCGGCCATGCCAGGCTGAGCGACGTCGCCTTCACGGGCGGGCGGTCAGCGTCGGTGCTGGGTGAAGGCCTGTTCGGCTATGTCCTGCCCGGCGCCATGATGCGCTGGCCATTGCCATCGGGGGTGGACGGATCGGGCGATCTCGTTGCCGCCGTCAACGGACGGGCGCAGGCCCGTATCGAGCGGCTGCCGGAATGA
- a CDS encoding fimbria/pilus outer membrane usher protein codes for MIAATHSPARLPWLAALAATVLQAAPAQAADARYDVFTELPPPPRHTDPDAEQRLELELVVNGLASGVIAPVTRQGGRFQLRAQDLRQAGLLVDTAEDSLFIDSLEGVSADYDAPRQQLHLTVSPERLPAQHLGSSAEAFAPAQQDTGALLNYDLYVSGGERAAFQASLWHEARLFGPFGLFSTTGALRSNAGRAYVRFDTTWRWSDERSMTTVEAGDIITRTLPWAPAIRLGGAQVSRDFSVRPDIVTYPLPEFAGGAALPSTVELVVNGQRIAGSQVRPGPFALDTLPPISGYGEANLIVTDMHGRSVATALPFYVSSILLRPGLADYSVAAGAFRRNYGTANFDYGRLAASASLRRGMTSGLTLEARAEATGTMRLLGAGAVFRLGNLGIVSTAYARSFHKGRQGGQLTLGYEYQARTFSLGLRHSRQDRHYADLGVLDRNGRQNRPECLSEPPAESCAGNRERSTAATASIAIGSASTLGIGYFDLQRSGTADARLANLSWALPLVGESRINASISRDFAERGWSGAITLTIPLGGGNLGTGVSRDNAGRSGLRADYSRAVPSDGGLGWSASAFSEGGGRPYLRGDVLWRAQPVQLRAGAYGRDEVTGWFGASGSLVFMDGSLFAANRVSDAFAVVSTDGEAGIPVRYENQLIGRTGSGGKLLVPSASAYYPAHYDIDTLSLSPNVKADTVSRRVAIAAGSGHVIRFPIERAIAVRATIADTRGEPLPAGTPITVNRKDRTYVGWDGMLFIDDASPETVLEAILPDGTRCHAAFSVPAEAEEIIDAGTLTCRS; via the coding sequence ATGATCGCCGCCACCCATTCTCCGGCGCGCCTCCCGTGGCTGGCCGCGCTGGCGGCGACCGTCCTGCAAGCAGCGCCCGCGCAAGCGGCCGATGCCCGGTATGATGTCTTTACCGAGCTGCCACCACCGCCCCGGCACACCGACCCGGACGCCGAGCAGCGGCTCGAACTGGAACTCGTCGTCAATGGACTGGCAAGCGGCGTGATCGCCCCGGTGACCCGGCAGGGCGGACGGTTCCAGCTTCGCGCGCAGGATCTGCGGCAAGCGGGCCTGCTGGTGGACACGGCCGAGGACAGCCTGTTTATCGACAGTCTGGAAGGCGTGAGCGCCGATTACGACGCCCCGCGCCAGCAGTTGCACCTCACCGTCTCCCCTGAGCGCCTCCCCGCCCAGCATCTGGGCAGCAGCGCGGAGGCATTCGCCCCGGCGCAGCAGGATACCGGCGCACTGCTCAATTACGACCTCTACGTCAGCGGCGGCGAAAGGGCGGCGTTTCAGGCTTCGCTCTGGCACGAAGCCCGGCTGTTCGGCCCCTTCGGCCTGTTTTCCACCACCGGCGCGCTGCGCTCGAATGCAGGGCGGGCCTACGTCCGCTTCGATACGACATGGCGCTGGTCGGACGAGCGCAGCATGACGACCGTGGAAGCCGGCGACATCATCACCCGGACCCTGCCCTGGGCGCCCGCGATCCGGCTGGGCGGCGCGCAGGTCTCGCGCGATTTCTCGGTGCGGCCGGATATCGTCACCTATCCGCTGCCCGAATTTGCCGGGGGCGCGGCGCTGCCTTCCACGGTGGAACTGGTCGTCAACGGCCAGCGGATCGCGGGGAGCCAGGTTCGCCCCGGTCCTTTCGCGCTCGACACGCTGCCGCCGATCAGCGGCTACGGCGAGGCCAATCTCATCGTTACCGACATGCATGGGCGCAGCGTGGCAACGGCGCTGCCGTTCTATGTCAGCAGCATCCTGCTGCGCCCCGGCCTTGCCGACTATTCCGTGGCGGCAGGGGCCTTTCGCCGCAACTACGGCACCGCGAACTTCGATTATGGCCGGCTTGCCGCAAGCGCCTCCCTGCGCCGGGGGATGACCTCCGGCCTCACGCTTGAGGCACGCGCGGAAGCCACGGGAACTATGCGCCTGCTGGGGGCCGGCGCCGTTTTCCGGCTGGGCAATCTCGGCATCGTCAGCACCGCCTATGCCCGCAGCTTTCACAAGGGGCGCCAGGGTGGGCAACTGACTCTCGGCTACGAGTATCAGGCCAGGACCTTCTCCCTCGGCCTGCGCCACAGCCGACAGGACCGCCACTACGCCGATCTCGGAGTGCTGGACAGGAACGGCCGGCAGAACCGTCCGGAATGTCTTTCCGAACCTCCTGCCGAAAGCTGCGCGGGCAACCGGGAGCGATCGACCGCCGCCACCGCCAGCATCGCCATCGGCAGCGCCAGCACCTTGGGCATCGGCTACTTCGACCTCCAGCGATCCGGCACCGCCGATGCCCGGCTGGCGAACCTGAGCTGGGCGCTGCCGCTGGTGGGAGAAAGCCGGATCAATGCCTCGATCTCCCGCGATTTCGCGGAACGCGGATGGTCGGGCGCGATTACGCTCACCATCCCGCTGGGTGGCGGCAACCTCGGCACCGGCGTCTCGCGGGACAATGCCGGGCGCAGCGGATTGCGGGCGGACTATTCGCGCGCCGTGCCGTCCGACGGCGGCCTGGGCTGGAGCGCCAGCGCCTTCAGCGAGGGCGGCGGAAGACCCTACCTCAGGGGCGACGTGCTCTGGCGGGCCCAGCCCGTCCAGCTTCGTGCGGGCGCCTATGGACGGGACGAGGTGACCGGATGGTTCGGCGCCAGCGGCTCGCTGGTCTTCATGGACGGCTCGCTCTTCGCGGCGAACCGGGTGTCCGATGCCTTCGCGGTCGTCAGTACAGATGGCGAGGCGGGCATCCCGGTGCGCTACGAAAACCAGCTCATCGGCAGGACCGGTTCCGGCGGCAAGCTGCTGGTCCCCTCGGCCAGTGCCTATTACCCCGCGCATTACGACATCGACACCCTGTCGCTGTCGCCCAACGTGAAGGCCGATACCGTGAGCCGCCGCGTGGCCATCGCCGCCGGCAGCGGCCACGTCATCCGTTTTCCGATCGAGAGGGCGATCGCCGTCCGCGCGACGATCGCTGACACGCGGGGCGAGCCGCTGCCCGCCGGAACCCCGATTACGGTCAACCGCAAGGACAGGACCTATGTCGGCTGGGACGGAATGCTGTTCATCGACGACGCCTCCCCCGAGACCGTCCTGGAAGCGATCCTGCCTGACGGCACACGCTGCCATGCAGCGTTTTCCGTGCCTGCCGAAGCCGAAGAGATCATCGATGCGGGAACGCTGACATGCCGTTCCTGA
- a CDS encoding spore coat U domain-containing protein: protein MPFLKRLPCGIAATLAAWSMMPGTAGACTLSATSTNLGSLSSYTVANTAQAGSGSAGLQCDILLAALTTHYVGLQVDASTFRLTGPSGQTIPFTASLSANGAALAIGSFQNLSSLSIVSLFAGTNNSIPLYFRTTATSGLRAGRYTGFLDLRWFYSVCSLGAAVCLSYSSSPGFVRPGLGVALNWGAGSTVRVNVELTVLNDCIITAPAASFGSAPLVGSFNPITRTILIRCSAGASYTVGLNDGNNADGTVRRMRKIDNSSNYLRYEIYKSASSTERWGSVDSTRRSSATADTNQGIYDSVTTQSYTYRAAVLPGQITPAAGDYSDTIRIDVAF, encoded by the coding sequence ATGCCGTTCCTGAAGCGCCTGCCTTGCGGCATCGCCGCCACGCTGGCCGCCTGGTCGATGATGCCGGGCACCGCCGGAGCCTGCACGCTTTCGGCAACGAGCACCAACCTCGGCAGCCTGAGTTCCTACACCGTCGCCAATACCGCGCAGGCGGGGAGCGGATCGGCCGGGCTGCAGTGCGACATTCTCCTCGCGGCGCTGACCACGCATTATGTCGGCCTTCAGGTGGATGCCTCGACCTTCCGGCTCACCGGTCCGAGCGGACAGACCATCCCCTTCACCGCTTCACTGAGCGCGAACGGAGCCGCCCTTGCTATCGGCAGCTTCCAGAACCTGTCCTCGCTCAGCATCGTCAGCCTTTTTGCGGGCACGAACAACTCCATCCCCCTCTATTTCCGCACGACCGCGACCTCCGGCCTCCGGGCAGGACGCTACACCGGCTTCCTCGACTTGCGCTGGTTCTACTCGGTATGCTCGCTCGGGGCCGCCGTATGCCTCAGCTACTCGTCCAGTCCGGGCTTCGTCCGTCCGGGGCTCGGTGTCGCGCTCAACTGGGGAGCGGGCAGCACGGTTCGCGTCAACGTGGAACTCACCGTCCTGAACGATTGCATCATCACCGCTCCGGCCGCCAGCTTCGGCTCGGCGCCGCTGGTCGGCAGCTTCAACCCCATCACCCGGACCATCCTGATCCGGTGCAGCGCGGGAGCGAGCTATACGGTGGGCCTCAACGACGGCAACAATGCCGACGGCACCGTCCGCCGGATGCGCAAGATCGACAATTCCAGCAACTACCTGCGCTACGAGATATACAAGTCGGCCTCCTCCACCGAGCGCTGGGGATCGGTGGACAGCACCCGGCGCAGCAGTGCCACTGCCGACACCAACCAGGGCATCTACGATTCCGTCACGACCCAGAGCTATACCTACAGGGCGGCCGTTCTGCCCGGCCAGATCACGCCTGCCGCCGGGGACTACAGCGACACGATCCGCATAGATGTCGCCTTTTGA
- a CDS encoding MarR family transcriptional regulator, translated as MSEHARGHLPVAPEEAQLDTLVGRVENLIAMLENIAIEQWRARRQLRHSSETALPPASTPPLSPPEEARAALARDRIRQRRARENCFGAEFFSDPCWDIMLDLYAAHYEGEPVSISSLCIAASAPATTATRWIDRMTEKGLLTRSKDPADGRRIYIHLSKDTRLKLDAYFEALQQN; from the coding sequence ATGAGCGAACATGCGCGCGGCCACTTACCAGTCGCACCGGAAGAAGCGCAGCTCGACACGCTGGTGGGGCGAGTGGAAAATCTCATCGCGATGCTGGAAAACATCGCGATAGAGCAATGGCGTGCACGGCGCCAACTACGGCATTCGTCGGAAACCGCCCTGCCGCCAGCCTCAACCCCGCCCCTTTCTCCGCCGGAAGAGGCCCGCGCCGCGCTTGCCCGGGACCGCATAAGGCAACGCCGCGCGCGCGAGAACTGCTTCGGCGCCGAATTCTTCTCGGACCCGTGCTGGGACATCATGCTGGACCTTTACGCCGCCCATTACGAAGGCGAACCGGTCTCGATCTCGAGCCTGTGCATCGCGGCATCGGCTCCTGCGACCACGGCAACGCGCTGGATCGACCGGATGACCGAAAAGGGCCTGCTCACGCGTTCGAAGGACCCGGCCGACGGGCGGCGAATCTATATTCACCTGAGCAAGGATACCCGCCTCAAGCTCGATGCCTATTTCGAGGCACTCCAGCAGAATTGA